In Helianthus annuus cultivar XRQ/B chromosome 3, HanXRQr2.0-SUNRISE, whole genome shotgun sequence, a single window of DNA contains:
- the LOC110894465 gene encoding protein RICE SALT SENSITIVE 3, with protein sequence MAGSAATDRGKEALGMMALHETLRNLCINSDWTYSVFWTIRPRPRLRGGNGCKVGDDNGSLMLMWEDGFCRGRVEEMDGCEDQVKKSFSKMSIQLYNYGEGLMGKVASDKCHKWVFKEPSESEQNISNYWQSSFDAIPPEWTEQFESGIQTIAVIQAGHGLLQLGSCKIIPEDLHFVLRMRHTFESLGYQSGFYLSQLFASTRGNISSPSATTIPLKQPAIPSRTPPLYNWAAQRQMPSPNFHNPAQLGYPSKDETHMFLLPHSSEPQMENMMGPDHVQNDIKWPNGLSFFNALTGRSDDTKLLFNSEGLGNKPEGWNPSPEMKNPNDFLSLDNTNSDQNVGKVDHNKYKRSFTLPARMATSSSSSSSLDHHRKHNPNGEFRNPEASMYSDVMDTFLE encoded by the exons aTGGCGGGCTCAGCAGCTACAGACAGAGGCAAAGAAGCTCTAGGAATGATGGCACTTCACGAGACCCTTAGAAACCTCTGCATCAACTCTGATTGGACTTACTCTGTTTTCTGGACCATTCGTCCTCGCCC TCGGCTTCGTGGCGGTAACGGGTGTAAAGTCGGAGACGACAATGGCAGCTT GATGTTGATGTGGGAAGATGGGTTTTGTAGAGGAAGAGTTGAAGAAATGGATGGATGTGAAGATCAGGTTAAGAAATCATTCAGCAAAATGTCTATTCAGCTTTATAATTATGGAGAAGG TTTGATGGGAAAAGTTGCTTCTGATAAATGTCACAAATGGGTGTTCAAAGAACCTTCAGAATCTGAACAGAATATATCTAATTACTGGCAAAGTTCTTTTGATGCT attcCTCCTGAATGGACTGAACAGTTTGAATCAGGGATCCAG ACTATAGCTGTCATTCAAGCTGGCCATGGACTGTTGCAACTTGGTTCATGCAAGATT ATCCCGGAAGACCTTCATTTTGTGCTTAGAATGAGGCATACGTTTGAGTCGCTGGGCTACCAATCCGGTTTCTATCTTTCGCAGCTGTTTGCATCAACTAGGGGCAACATTTCATCACCTTCCGCCACCACAATCCCGCTAAAGCAGCCCGCCATTCCGAGCCGCACGCCACCCCTCTACAACTGGGCCGCACAAAGACAAATGCCATCGCCCAACTTTCACAACCCGGCCCAGCTTGGCTATCCATCAAAAGATGAAACCCACATGTTCCTCCTTCCGCACTCCTCAGAGCCCCAGATGGAAAACATGATGGGCCCTGATCACGTCCAAAACGACATCAAATGGCCCAACGGGTTGAGCTTCTTTAACGCGCTCACAGGAAGAAGTGATGACACCAAGCTACTTTTTAACTCAGAAGGGCTTGGGAACAAGCCGGAGGGGTGGAACCCGAGCCCTGAAATGAAGAACCCAAATGATTTCTTGAGTTTGGATAATACAAACTCGGATCAAAATGTTGGGAAAGTGGACCATAATAAGTATAAAAGGAGCTTCACTTTGCCTGCAAGAATGGCGACTTCTTCATCATCGTCTTCATCACTCGATCACCACCGCAAACACAACCCCAATGGAGAATTTAGGAACCCTGAGGCCTCAATGTACTCTGATGTAATGGACACTTTCTTGGAGTGA
- the LOC110896516 gene encoding uncharacterized protein LOC110896516 — translation MTSSLRGTSKFLSGPNPHYSHLSPFSTHYKSMPMLPSESSSSSSSNSNFNGNSPPAESQFHGRYIHLPFHVTRFEVRIRVSRSVILQRTSSISSKGSLMSSRSNSSNSSSNSNSSCSSARTSTSEASPRKKLSTTNQARSVAVKSSNISHRFPNKEWQARNYCDKYGHSQRWQFISPVPVLNRRNSTKKRKGRKGKRERDVRKGVCRRFFGWLVSTCQECHAIEPSKRLKVSI, via the exons ATGACATCCTCTTTAAGGGGAACATCAAAATTCCTAAGTGGCCCCAATCCCCATTACTCTCATTTGTCACCATTTTCAACCCATTATAAATCCATGCCAATGCTTCCATCCGAATCCAGTTCCAGTTCCAGTTCCAATTCCAATTTCAATGGAAACTCACCGCCGGCAGAAAGCCAATTCCACGGGAGATATATTCACCTTCCCTTCCATGTCACACGATTTGAAGTCCGAATCCGAGTTAGCCGATCAGTTATTCTCCAACG AACGAGCAGCATTAGCAGCAAGGGCTCGTTGATGTCGTCTCGTAGTAACAGCTCAAACAGTAGCAGTAACAGTAACAGTAGCTGCAGCAGTGCGCGAACAAGCACTAGCGAAGCGTCACCAAGAAAAAAGTTATCAACAACCAATCAAGCCAGGTCTGTTGCAGTTAAATCTAGCAACATTAGCCATAGGTTTCCTAACAAGGAATGGCAAGCTCGAAACTACTGCGACAAATACGGGCATTCGCAGAGATGGCAGTTTATTTCGCCGGTTCCAGTGTTGAACCGGCGAAATTCTACGAAGAAAAGGAAGGGGAGGAAAGGGAAGCGTGAGAGAGATGTTAGGAAGGGGGTTTGCAGGAGGTTTTTTGGGTGGCTTGTGTCGACATGCCAAGAGTGTCATGCTATTGAACCTTCTAAGAGGTTGAAAGTGAGTATTTGA